In Tripterygium wilfordii isolate XIE 37 chromosome 23, ASM1340144v1, whole genome shotgun sequence, one genomic interval encodes:
- the LOC119992464 gene encoding DEAD-box ATP-dependent RNA helicase 39-like — protein sequence MQRAMGGTSRSLLTLSLSSGALLFSSSHKLYPLLRLPSRTTRVLSGFRPLCTTTTVIEPDEAVQSTKHEILLERLRQKHLKASQSPAQTRTSQSRAEKESRDDGSNEASKKKNKMVGSFEELGLSEEVMGAVSELGIEVPTEIQCIGIPAVLQEKSVVLGSHTGSGKTLAYMLPLVQLLRRDEAEIGRLMKPRRPRAVVLCPTRELSEQVYHVAKSISHHARFRSTMVSGGGRLRPQEDSLNNPIDMVVGTPGRILQHIEDGNMVFGEIRYVVLDEADTMFDRGFGPEIRKFLGPLKNRASKTDGLGFQTVLVTATMTKAVQKLVDEEFEGIVHLRTSSLHKKITSARHDFIKLSGSENKLEALLQVLEPSLAKGNRVMVFCNTLNSSRAVDHFLDESQIPTVNYHGEVPAEQRVKNLEKFKSDDDCPTLVCTDLAARGLDLEVDHVIMFDFPSNSIDYLHRTGRTARMGAKGKVTSLVAKKDLMLAARIEEAMRKNESLESLSVDSVHRDIARTKITEQKGNTSKLIKVSSQKSNTKSTSVKAGKGSSPAKYVKATVKVSKPFKVSRPVKSSGAGTSRKAPSSKPVKSSGAGSSSRKAPSSKPAKFSGAGSSRKAPSSGKVQTGGRKSKVVNTTSSKLSVVGFRGRNSSNKKESMRSS from the exons ATGCAGAGAGCAATGGGAGGCACATCAAGAAGTCTACTCACCCTCTCTCTTTCCTCAGGTGCCCTTCTATTCTCTTCCAGTCATAAGCTCTACCCTCTCCTTAGACTACCCAGCAGAACCACTAGGGTTTTGTCAGGGTTTAGGCCCCTTTGCACCACAACCACAGTGATTGAACCAGACGAAGCAGTCCAATCCACCAAGCATGAAATCCTCCTCGAGAGGCTGAGACAGAAACACCTTAAGGCATCTCAAAGCCCCGCGCAGACCAGAACCTCGCAATCAAGGGCTGAGAAGGAGAGTCGGGATGATGGGTCGAACGAGGcatcaaagaagaagaacaaaatggtTGGGAGTTTTGAGGAGTTGGGGTTGAGCGAAGAGGTAATGGGGGCTGTGAGCGAATTGGGAATTGAGGTTCCTACTGAGATTCAGTGCATTGGGATTCCTGCTGTTTTACAAGAGAAAAGTGTGGTCTTGGGTTCTCATACTGGGTCTGGCAAGACTTTGGCTTATATGTTACCTTTAGTTCAG CTCTTGAGACGAGATGAAGCAGAAATAGGTAGGCTGATGAAGCCCAGGCGTCCAAGAGCTGTTGTTTTATGCCCTACAAGGGAGCTATCTGAGCAG GTGTATCATGTAGCAAAGTCTATCAGCCATCATGCGCGATTCAGGTCAACTATGGTCAGTGGTGGTGGCCGATTGCGACCCCAAGAGGATTCATTAAATAACCCAATTGACATGGTTGTTGGGACCCCTGGCCGGATTCTTCAACACATTGAGGATGGGAACATGGTTTTTGGTGAAATTAGATACGTG GTGTTGGATGAGGCAGACACGATGTTTGATCGTGGCTTTGGTCCTGAAATTAGAAAGTTCCTAGGCCCTCTAAAAAATCGTGCATCAAAAACTGATGGGTTAGGTTTCCAAACTGTTCTAGTTACCGCGACAATGACTAAG GCAGTTCAGAAGCTGGTTGATGAGGAGTTTGAAGGAATAGTGCATTTGCGCACATCATCCTTGCATAAAAAGATCACATCTGCTCGTCATGATTTCATCAAGCTTTCAGGTTCTGAAAACAAGTTGGAAGCATTGCTACAG GTTCTAGAGCCAAGTCTAGCCAAAGGAAATCGAGTAATGGTCTTCTGTAACACTTTGAATTCTAGCCGTGCTGTGGATCATTTTCTTGATGAAAGCCAGATTCCCACTGTTAATTACCACGGGGAGGTCCCGGCAGAACAAAG AGTAAAAAATCTCGAGAAGTTCAAGAGTGATGATGATTGCCCCACATTGGTTTGCACGGACTTGGCTGCTCGGGGACTAGACTTGGAAGTAGATCATGTTATAATGTTTGATTTCCCCTCAAACTCA ATTGACTATCTTCATCGCACTGGACGAACTGCTCGTATGGGTGCAAAAG GGAAAGTGACTAGTTTGGTGGCTAAAAAGGACTTGATGCTGGCTGCCAGAATTGAAGAGGCGATGAGAAAGAATGAAAGCCTTGAATCTCTGAGTGTGGATTCTGTACATAGGGACATTGCCAGGACTAAGATAACAGAGCAGAAAGGGAATACATCTAAACTAATTAAAGTATCAAGTCAGAAAAGCAATACTAAATCCACATCAGTGAAAGCTGGTAAAGGTTCTTCTCCGGCAAAATATGTGAAGGCTACTGTTAAGGTGTCAAAACCTTTTAAGGTTTCGAGACCAGTGAAGTCTTCTGGTGCTGGTACCTCAAGGAAAGCGCCCTCAAGTAAACCAGTGAAGTCTTCTGGTGCTGGTAGTAGCTCAAGGAAAGCACCCTCAAGTAAACCAGCGAAGTTTTCCGGTGCGGGTAGCTCAAGGAAAGCACCCTCAAGTGGTAAAGTGCAAACGGGGGGCAGAAAGTCGAAGGTCGTCAACACTACATCTTCAAAACTAAGCGTTGTTGGATTCAGGGGAAGGAATTCATCTAACAAAAAAGAATCAATGAGGTCAAGTtaa
- the LOC119992568 gene encoding THO complex subunit 7A-like, with amino-acid sequence MSIRGRRVSGRAETVASNYAFGPLEDDVIIKQRLLTRTTTTRGEPPLKKLQKKFTSFAVETNKEEDNYSDCAKLAKAFLQEMSTFEIPLLKSRAVIDANVREKENFDELKDEIDKQILQAQVDIRDLKKQLEESKIERQHKEECEAIRRLVAMQPPRSETHKSITKLEKEIATLEADNTASSRLLELRKKQFALLLHVVDELQNTIEEDQKNLIEEMRVAAEELKSGMEDASGGLEAMVVD; translated from the exons ATGTCGATACGGGGAAGAAGAGTCTCCGGTAGGGCTGAAACGGTGGCATCGAACTACGCATTTGGACCTCTGGAAGATGACGTAATCATAAAGCAGAGGCTTCTCACTCGCACCACCACCACCCGAGGCGAACCGCCATTGaagaagcttcaaaagaagTTCACGTCCTTCGCCGTTGAGACGAACAAGGAAGAGGACAACTACTCCGACTGCGCAAAACTGGCTAAGGCGTTCTTACAGGAGATGTCCACTTTCGAGATCCCGCTTCTCAAGAGTAGAGCCGTGATTGATGCTAATGTTAGGGAGAAGGAGAATTTTGACGAGCTCAAGGACGAGATTGATAAACAGATTTTGCAGGCGCAGGTGGACATTCGAGACCTGAAGAAGCAGCTGGAGGAGAGTAAGATTGAGAGGCAGCACAAGGAGGAGTGCGAGGCTATCAGGAGATTGGTTGCGATGCAGCCACCAAGGTCAGAAACACACAAGTCTATAACAAAGCTAGAGAAAGAAATTGCTACATTAGAGGCTGACAATACTGCTTCTTCGAGGTTGCTCGAGCTTCGGAAGAAGCAATTCGCTCTTTTGCTTCATGTG GTGGATGAACTGCAAAATACTATAGAGGAAGATCAGAAGAATTTGATCGAGGAAATGAGAGTGGCAGCCGAAGAGCTGAAGAGTGGGATGGAGGATGCTAGTGGTGGCTTAGAGGCAATGGTTGTTGATTAG
- the LOC119993658 gene encoding very-long-chain aldehyde decarbonylase GL1-9-like produces MVFWEGYVSDETMGTFFPIVIYWLYAGFYQLLPPLDKYRLHTSKEEEEKNLVPLAMVVKGVLLQQLVQAIVALVLFWLTSTADASGVTVQPSIPFQIVQIIIAMLVMDTWQYFVHRYMHLNKFLYRHIHSQHHRLVVPYAIGALYNHPLEGLLLDTLGGAISFLVSGMTARTAVIFFCFAVVKTVDDHCGLWLPGNIFHIFFKNNTAYHDIHHQLQGTKYNYSQPFFSIWDRLLGTHMPYNLVKRPEGGYEARIKKD; encoded by the exons ATGGTTTTTTGGGAAGGATATGTGAGCGACGAAACTATGGGTACTTTTTTCCCAATTGTTATCTACTGGTTGTATGCCGGGTTTTATCAGTTGCTGCCCCCTTTGGATAAGTACCGATTGCATACAAGtaaagaggaggaagagaagaatTTAGTGCCGCTTGCCATGGTGGTTAAGGGTGTTTTGCTTCAACAGCTTGTCCAGGCCATAGTTGCTCTAGTGCTTTTCTGG TTGACCTCAACAGCAGATGCTTCAGGGGTGACAGTTCAGCCATCCATTCCGTTTCAAATTGTGCAGATCATTATTGCAATGCTTGTCATGGACACATGGCAGTACTTTGTGCACCGCTATATGCATCTGAACAAATTCCTATATCGCCATATCCACTCCCAGCATCATCGGCTGGTGGTCCCTTATGCAATTGGTGCCCTTTACAATCACCCGCTTGAGGGTCTCTTGCTCGACACTCTTGGAGGGGCTATCTCTTTTCTCGTCTCAGGTATGACGGCAAGAACAGCAGTTATTTTCTTCTGCTTTGCTGTGGTTAAAACTGTTGATGATCACTGTGGACTTTGGTTGCCTGGCAATATCTTCCACATATTCTTCAAGAACAACACTGCTTATCATGACATCCATCATCAACTACAAGGGACAAAGTATAACTATTCTCAGCCTTTCTTCTCCATATGGGACAGACTTCTTGGAACACACATGCCCTACAATCTTGTAAAACGACCTGAAGGGGGTTACGAGGCAAGGATAAAGAAAGATTAG